The following DNA comes from Hordeum vulgare subsp. vulgare chromosome 3H, MorexV3_pseudomolecules_assembly, whole genome shotgun sequence.
AGAAATACAAGTGCCATCATCAATAAACACAAGCATGATTCTATGTGCTCCTACTACAGTACTATAAGCCTGTGCAAGAAAGGGTAGCTCCGTCTTACGGTTGGTCCCTGCCGGTGTGGGTCCACCAGTGCCAAGTGTTGAAGACGAGCATGTCGGTGCCGAGCCAGGCGTCGCCGGAGATGGAGTCGAGCTTCAACACCCGGCCGATCGACTCCTCAACGATGTCCACCAGGTAGGTGCTCCGGTAGTACGCCACCGACACCCCGTAGTCCTGCACGAGACGGCAAGCGCACGTCAGCCGCCAGCGCGCCCCGTCCGGCACCAAACTTTGTGGCGGATCACGCCGTGCCGTGCACCTCGACGTACCACCCTACGTATAATTACTCCATGCACGGTCACATCGGACCGTCAACATGCGCAAGTCTCCAAAACTGTCGGCGCCGATACGGCGGACGCGGCCATAAAACCGGCAGATACACCGATACGTCTCTGCTTGTCTGCGTCCGCGGCTACCTGTGCGTCTCACTGTCGCTCTGAATAATGAAACGGCAGGTGCGATGTCATCGATGCGGTGCCTGCGATGGCCGGATAAGACCAAACGCCAGCTCGTGGACCATGGTTTAGGGCTATTTCAGATGATTCCATCTCTAAACTGTCTAAACTGTCCGTGACTTTGCAAGTTGGTAAACTGCAAAGCAGAGTGATTGCCGGTAGTGAACTGCAAAGCAGTCTGATTGCAGATCGGGCGTGTGCTGCATATGGCTATTACACGGCCCCGCGGTATTGCCGGAAATCATGGGTTGGCACCCACAAAACGGGCTTGATTCTTTTGGCGTTGGGTACATTCAAGTCTGGTTGCGCACAAGGAGGGCAACCACAAGGCTAGGACAAtccaaagaacaagaaaaaaacacAAGGCTAGGACATCTTGCCAAGCTGGGGTGAGATTATTGCTAGTAGTACCATCTGCAGTGCTAATTGCCGTCTAGTGGGAAGAATCGGCACCAAACATATAGGTGTTTTAATGCACTGGACCATCTTTTCCATCAAACGGCATGACTGCGGTGTCAATTACTTTGAATGTTGAGCATTGGCCAATCCGATGGTACATATATGGCAAATCCAAGCATTACCGGCCGTTGGGCATCATCTTCAATCACCGGACTCTGCCGTATGTACAGTTTAGAGGATTCCATGATTGAGTTTAAACATAATGCACAAACCTCATGACACAAGCGCTTCACCGTTGTTCTGGAATCTTTCAAATTTAATTATACAAACTTTTTTCTAAATGAATTGACGGTTTAAATTTTTTACTTTATGCTTTACAATGCACAAATGCATGAACTAAAAtacatttttttagaatttttgtacATTCGTTATTAAAACTTATTTGCGTCCAAATGAATTAACATTTTTTTACTCTGTGATTTACCAAAAATGATTTTTGGAGctggtttttgaaaaacacaaaatTCATCCAAATACATATTTTACAATTCAAAAATACATGAAACAAAAAAAGATATACATGGAGGCAGAACATACATatgtgtaaatttttaggacgaaaTACGTTGAAATTCGCTTTTTAACACAAGATACTATTCATCCTCAAAGTtcagaaatttgtctttttcgtaCATGTCGCATTTAAAGGTATTCCATCCTGAATATTTACACACAAATACATTTCATCCTTGTAGTTGCatattttttccatattttttttaaagtcaaaaggtttgaattttgaatttttcaaaaagaaaaggctTCATGAAGTTCGTCACCAAAACACCCTATTCGTGATTTACACTATACAATATGCACAAACCTCGAAACACAAACACTTCATATTTACCATTCTTGCTTTGAAGCCCGATGAACGGCGTTATTCCTCGACTTCACGAAGAGGTTGCCGGCGACATCATGTTCAAAGTTTAGGAACTCGTCAAGACCTCGCCATCGCTTTTCACAAGACAACATGCACAGTTCGACCTCAACCAGGAAGCAACCGAGCTCAAAGGACTAATTCCAAGGGTTACTGACGGCGTAACGGGCCAAGGGTGCCTCATGCGATCGGAAGTTGGCCCACCAGGCCAGCCCGAGGCCCCTTAGGCCGCAGCGCAATCCCAACCATTAATCCGTCATGCGGGCCCTCTAGAAGGAAGGAAACGACATCTTGACGACCAAGGCAAGAAGATCGGATATATTAGGACTCTCCAATCGCCTTTGACGACTATGATTCATGTAACCCTAGGCCTCGATATCCTTTATAAGCCAAGGCATGTCTAGCCGCTAGGGCACCTTACAATCAAACCCACAATATACCTATCATACTAGAGATCATCTTTATACCATGTACACCCCTTCAATCCAATACAACATGAGTAGGAGTAGGGTGTACCCCTAGAGAGAGGGCTTGAACCTGAACGTGGGTAATATGGTCTTTCAGATTTGACATCGACACCATTAGTACTACTAGTGGTCACGACGTTGACAACCTTGGAACCTGTTTTCCGTCCGTGGTCTGCATGTTCTAGGCTTTGCTTGAAAAAGTGGTTAGGCTTCCCACAGGTAAAGTAATTTAGCTCAattttgttctccttcttcttcttgaaggtagTAGTCCTGACAAGCTTGTTGATGGTAGGCTCGTTCTTTCCTTTATTCACATTCTATGAGTTTCTCTACATCATATTGACGCGAGATTGGCTCTCGCCCCCTTTCTCGTTAGTGTCTTTGGCCTGAGCGTTTTCTTCAACATCAAAAGACACTATCAGATTTTCAACTCATATCCACTATCTCTTATCCTTTAGAGTAGTGTCGAAACTCTTCCGCGAAGGAGGAAACTTCCTAATCATGCACCCAACCATATACTTGTGAGGTAAGATACATTTAAGGAGTCCAAGTTCCTTGTGCACCGTAcctcatgagcttgttcaactaCAGACCAATTATTCATCATCTTGTAGTCATGGAAGGTCTACATGATGTACAGTTCACTGACTGAATCTGTTGCACCGACATTAGCATTCAGTGTATCCCACAAGTGCTTCCATTGTATGTGCATGCACACATCATGCAGACGGTCAACAAGAACACACCAAATGCATCCCACAAAGATAGTATTGACTTCCTGGAACTTCCTCCCATCTTCATGAGAGATTATCTCCGGCATGCGAGTACTAAAGTGGATTTTTTAACAACAAGTGAGAGCATGGAAAGCTAGTTCTCTATCTCTCCGTGCAAGATCACAAGAGTGAGAGGTTACCGAGACATGATCTCTCGCTCGCTAGTTAACTTGCATTCAGGGTGGAGTAGAGTGACGACGCAGATAGCAAGATGGGGCAAGAAACCCTAACCCGATTTTGGTGTGTCATGCGATCTCATGTCACGATAACAATCCAAACTACCGGCCAAGAAAccaaaaaataaaacaacaaaagaaaattgCGCTCATGTAAGGCCACATACTAGATCTCAGTGGACTATTCATGTGAATGTCGTACACCCACGCCCTTCACCATGGCTCGATCCCGTGTCGGGTTCTCTTGCTCTCCTCATACACCCACGCCCTTCATCATGGCTCGACCCCGTGTCAGGTTCTCTTGCTCTCCTCATACATACCAATCACTAAGTGGAGCGAGGAGACTCCACTATATAAGTTGGTTTCACACTACCTTCACTAATTGTATGAGACTAAAGATTGCACTCCTCTTCCTGGCATTTATACATGGGCCTTTGGGATTTATTTAGGAGTTTTCAAAAAAGTACATGCTCATGGATCAAGCCCATTAATTCTAACATGCAAGATCATTCATATACGGGAAAGTTAGAGAGCAAGGACCTTAGCTATGATCAATGGCGTGAATAGAACTAAATAGATGATAGTTCACGATTTCCGCAACCCCTTGTTTATTTGACAACAAGGCATCGTTCATGGAGTTAAACCAATGAAATCTTTCGCTATTCGGATGTGGAAACTTATGGATTACTTGCGTCACCTCTTGTCGAATGATGCCCcaacacactttcactttgaagaACACTCACGTGAAGCCATCAGGACCCGACGTCTTCTTGGAAGGCATATATGATATCGCATGAAACATCTCACGCTCAAGGATGTAGTCATCAATTCCCCTTAGGATCGGGTTAGCAAATGGCATGGCCTCCTCTAAATGGTCTCGGAGAAATGACAATGGACCACAGTCTCCTTTTTCATCATGTCGGTGATCCATCCATTGTTATGCTAATCTTATGAATGTGGTTCTTTCTTCGACCAGTGTTAGATCTCGTGTGGGATAATATTGTGTTCACACCCGCATCCTTGAGGTTGTTAATGTGCGTATGTGATCTTTGGAGAACCGCATGGCCAACGACTTGTCTTTGGTGTTCGTTTTTTATTTCAACCAGCAAACAAGCTAAAGAAGTACTCCCCCTGTCTTATAATGTAAAATCATCTTTTACGTTAATGTAGTGTCAAGAATGGTCATACATTATGGGATGGAGGAAGTACTTTGTAGTGTCAAAAATGATCTTACATTATGTATTATGTGATGAAGGGAATATTTTATAGTGTCAAATATGGTCTTACATTATGAAATGGAGCGAGTACTTTATAGTGTCAAAAATGATCTTACATTATGTGATGGAGGAAGTATTTTGTAGTGTCAAAAATGGTCTTACACTATGGAATCAAGGGAGTATTCTGTAGTGTCAAAATGATCTTACATTATGGAACGAAGAGAGTACTAATATGCTGTAATCGATCACGTGCGCCTACAAGCCAGATTTAACACCCAGAAAATACCGATCTGGTGGAGCCAAGAAATTCTCATGTGCCAAGTCTCTCCCAAATGGAATCTGGGGTCTATAGAAAAAAGAAGATTGTCTTGCATCTGGAGGAGCAAAGAGTTTGACCCTGGTTTGTTTCAGTGGATCACGGGACGATGCTACCAATCAGCAAAACACCAAAGAAAGAAGTGGAACGCGAGATGGTGGCGGATAGGGACAAGTGGTGCCCCTCTGCGCTGTCGCCCATGGCGCCTGGTTCCCACACCCACAACCCCCGCCCCAACACCCCCCACGAGAGCTTTGTGGGTTTGGCTACGCGGACGGCGGGGAGCTACTTTCTACTTCCATCCCTTGGGTCTTGGCTTGGGAGAGGACACAAACACGCTGTTCCGCCGGTGGTGCCCCGAAGCCAGCGGCTGGGGCACCAAAAGGCCATCACAAAGCACGTCCCTTTTCGAAAGTGCGTGCGGCTGTGCATAATCTATCAACCACTCGTCGTTAgggaactactcctactagtgtcaaCAAAACAGTTTGGCCGATTCATGCTTTCACAAGTTATCACTACTACTAGTAGAACCTAACCTAACCAGAATGTCGTGTGTGCTACAGTACTTTCTTCCGCGTGCTGATGCGGTACAAGACTAGAAGGGAGGAATCGCTAGTGACTGACACCAAATCTGAGCTGGAATGTACAGGGACGGCACGGACCTGGAACGTGACGGTGGACACGGGGTTGCCCCTGCTGTAGCTGGTCCTGGAGGCCGGCGCGGCCGCGTGCAGCATGCACACCAGCGACTCCCACTGGTTCAGGCTGATGGAGTCCCCCACGAACAGTATCTTCTTCCCCTTCCATCTGCTCAGCAAGTCTCGCCCGTCGAACCTGGTGCGCAGCGCGGCCAGCCATGAGCGATGCGCCGTCTCGTCAGCGACCTTCCATTGAATCGCGGCatcgcgtgcgtgcgtgcgtgcatgcaTACATACCTCGGGAGCTCGCAGGAGGCGGGGCGCCACCGGTACTTGAGGTAGAGCTTGTCGGGGCGGCCGTACTTCTGGCAGTCGAACTCCGGCTCCACGAAGGGGCAGCTCGCCGCGTCGTACACCGCCAGCGCGTCGTCGTACGTCCAGCTGCCCTGGAACATGTTGCACGACGCCATCCCGCCGTTCGCGCGCGGACCCGGTCGGTGCTGCTGCCTCGTGTTGCCGTGCCTCGGCTTCGACGGCAGCTTGTGCCGGATTGCCAGGGTGGACGTGCTCTCCGCGGCGGCGCCTGCGTGCAGCGAGCACGCCAAGGCCGCGAGGAGGAAGAGGCATAGCTTGTGCCCCGGCCGCTCGGGGGCCATTGCTCGCTCGTCGCTATGGAGTGAGGAGTTGAGGACGGCGGGGCAGAGTGAGCTAGCTAACCAGTCAGTGACAGTGAGCTTTATAAGGTGTGGGACGAGATTTACGCCTTTTATCCGGTCAGCTTTTCCGGGCAATGTCTCGGGCTAGATTCTTGCTCTCTCTCGCTTGCGGGTGGGGGTTGCACCGACGGAACCAACTTCTCTCATCGGCCTGACGATGCTCTGCCAATCAGACATGGTGGTACCGGACCGGGCGGGCATTGGCCCAAATCACTGTCTCTCGAACGCTACCAGCAAACCAGACATCATGTTCGTTCGTCCGGATACGCATCCAAAAGTCGGTCATTCAATGTTATCTGCATACAATTTAATGTTATCCGCGTACAATTTAAGCTAAGTTTGAATAGACTGAATGAAATTCATGCAAACCGAATATTTATACAAACCGAAATACATTCATTACATTCCGGACAATTTTCATTTAAAAAAGAGAATGTCGGACCTAAACCTGGATTACGAGGGCGTCAATCATCCAAGTCCTTTTTGTTTCCTTCTGACGGCGACATTCTTCATCGGTTGTCTCTCTGAGGGACATCGATAAGGCTCGTGAAGTGAAAGTGCCGCCGTCCACGAGGAAGAGTACAATATGGAATATGGACGAGCCCATATAGGACAAAAGGCCATGTCGCCTCCCATGCCCTACTCATTCTCGACAGAGTCTGCGACCTATCCATCGCCGGTGGACGTGGGGTCCATGATGGAAAAGAATCCCCCCCTCCCCGTTGTCGGCTCTCACCGACACGACCAAACAATGTGTAGGACACGTAGCTGGCGTTCTCTTCTGCGATAGCGTGCGCAGCCAATGCCTCCTCCGTGTTCGATTGTGCGTTGCAAGCGGCGGCTTGTGCACAAGTAGGGGCTCCACACGCCCTACCAGCCAGCCCTAGGGCAATGTGGATAGCGTGGATGAAACTCATGCAAACCGAATATTCATGCAAACTTGAGTACATTCATCACATTCCGGACAATTTTCATTTAGAAAAAAGGAGGTCGGACCTAAACCTGGACTATGACGACATCAATCATCCAAGTCCTTGTTGTTTCCTTCTCGCGATGACGTTCTTCATCAGTCGTCTCTATGAGCGACGGTGATAAGATCCGTGAAGTGAATGTGCAGCCGTCGgctgtcggaatcggggctccgcagacccaagaaaaaggttcgaactctggggtgCGCTCGCCTTCCTACCCTATTCTTCCTCTCAACTTCACGGCGACCCTCCGGTGGCTCTAGCTAAGGGAAGCGAACTCGGttgcacgacagtttacccagattcgggccaccttgtggtgtaaaaccttACTCCTGCTAGTATAGATTtgttgaggtggaagacgagtacaaaggcaGATTCTTACCCTAGTTGAGATAGTGGGGGGCTGATCCCCTCCCATGGAGGCCGGGCCTCTCTCTTATGctcgccttggtcctcttccccgaaaACACAATTGGTAGGGAGGGTAGCCACAAcaaccattttgaaaggggacaagacTGCGGCCCTCcctaacaaaggtggtcttcacctgcaaaagCCCTTCTCCATCATGCGTTggcgggctcgggggtgacctccgtcctgccgagcccccagcTTAGCTCACTTGCACAGATCGGGAAACCTTtggggttgctttgggaacccgCAACTAGCTTGGCTCCCTtaacaccaaaggggaaagcTTCTCTGTCCGCGCCCGCTGGCACCGACTACTGCGTCGCCTGCGCAACCTGCATCACCCACGGTGAGGCGCAGGACCGTGGGGCCCTGCCATGTCGCCCTCGACAAGCCCACCTCAAGAGAGCCTCAAGGGTGGCATCGAGACGCGCCCTTGCAGCGGGCGACCCCTCGCGAGGGTCTTCCTTGCCGAGCTTTCCGATGGGCCGAACCAGGCTTGCCCAATTGCGTCGCGTCTGCGGCCGCAAGCCAACGAGCCCGAGTACCCTCAAGACCGTGTTGTGCACGACTCCGCCTGGTGAGGGTGAAGCGACGTGGGCCCCAATCGCCTGCGGGCCCGGCTCGACGCGTGGCACCCGTCGTGTCGTGGAACTCTTCCTTCCCGCAATGCTTCGGGAACCGCTCCGAGTGAATTGATGTAAAGCCTCCGCACAACGTCTGCCATCATTGCTCTCTTGACCGACGCCACCCACTCGCGCCAACCTTATTGCATAAGACTGCCCGTGGGCCCGCGACACACAAGGAGCGATCGATCGGGGGAATGAGGCGATGCAAGCCGTAACGTTCGCATGCCAGTCATGGCACGTGGCGCACGATGGAGTGCTTGTCGCCTCCACTTCCCACGACGCCTCGGGGACCGTGGCCATGGCTATAAAACCACCACCCTTGGGGGGAGGAGCCGCCACCACACTGGTTCTTCCTTCCGCCTAGGCTTTTCTTTCCCTTTCCCTTTCCATCAAGAATCACGCTGCCCTGAAAAGGGCGTCAGACGTTTTGTAATATACCTTTGTTTTGAGTAGTGGATGCCTGTTACTCTTGGTGTGTCCTTGCTCCCTTCATGAGGTCCTTCGCTACCCCTCGCGTGTTTCCTATGTCCCAGCCGGGGCCCCCGTGGTGcatggtgatgacgagttgatggatatacttctcgcccctcgttggttaccccaagtggaaggtggagatgtagtcagcatcaaatttcccttacacgggggttgtaaggtttatcgaaccaggaggactccaaggatcaacaagtaggtgttcgctgctctggcgctagcacaagacgtggacctgcacacacaaaaaataactttgctcccaacgagttcagagaggttgtcaatctctttgactttgtagtttgcaaaggatcaaaacacaagcgggaatagcgatagtgatagcaacggaaaagtaaataaaagcagtaaatgatggaggtgtaaacaatggtggtaatatggaccagagtcacatgatgttcactagtgatgtctccctcccaaaagacgataaacaactatattgggtaaacaaattacaggtgggcaattgacaaaattataaatgcaccgcaatgccaatcatgctactagaaagttagaggctcaaaagtaatgggcagtacgccaagacaaatagaccgtttatccatcagcatctactctctaatcatccaccttgagatatctatcgagaacatctcgctggtattaagttgcgagccccacccaaagtgtcaactcaaagcaacggacaactgcattaaagaactttgcgtaaggtaaacaatacttgcaaccatgCTCACAagtaccgttgttttctccctggtggcaacatcacatcccctagtctcatgtttctgtcactcaagctatacatcagggggcatgaacccacaatcatgcataacgctccctcttgaattacaatctactactcggtcaaagcaataaaaagcaacatagaacatgcatgaattactcaagaacgtaatataaaaggagaaccaaatatataactcatcacaatctgaacataatctcataatccatcggatcccagcaaaccaagcatagcaacaatagataaattacatagatgccttgatcatgtagggtagctcacaagggctaagcattgaagcacaagattggacacaagacatcacatagatactggtcatggactcatggtccaaggaggactactcacgacacgtccgagaagcgtccatgggtggagaagctcccggaggtcaatcctccctccggcagggtgccgggaagaggtcttctcgcGCTCcctatctcggaagcgctgcgacgacggaacggtggagaaattcacgattctggatcctATCTCAGGATTTCCCattggagaggtaaatataggctcaaggagggcaccagagggggtgggccccacccaggcggcttgGTGGCGCGACCAAGAGGGGGGCCGCGCAGGGTGGCCTCCTGGGCAGGCCCtgcctcccctctggcccacctttggtgcttgtgaagcttccgtcacgctgatttttatatatttttctcggaatttttggggctgtgtaaattggggtaaaagtccttgcaaaaaagacatcagcagacagaaactagcactaggtgcgctgagttactaggttagtccaaatatgtttaaaaaggtatgaaagtgtagcaaaacatataacaatttcacccaaaagagcatggaacaaacataaattatagatacgtttgggacgtatcaacatccccaagcttaattcctgctcgtcctcgagtatgtaaatgataacacaaataatttctctggtgacatgctaacacacataaaagaacttcaaattaaaggaagtaagatatgcaattcaagtcaagacaataacgagcaagagtctatatttagtattaaaagtagcaaagtaagaacataaaggtgcaagagctctcgctgtccgtgactcgaatgtctccaaatggtgtttgcgtgcaagaagtgggagatgggtttagagcataaaatatattataaagtttaattgagaactcaatctactaaaacttcacacttggtctccttcggaatcttattttgactcatccccagaccagtagtcaggcacaagtcaaaatgatcctctctatttcgactttgagcactcatgcaatgggtgagcgcaagcaagatatgttggcacttaggatggcaaagagaataatgatggggaaggaagacaaaaaggtatgaaaggctcacatcagtgAGGACAACtagaggcgagagaaagccaaatgatggatatgatgtgaggagtagagattgccatgcaaCTGATGCACATATGaggtaaggtaagctctccaatggaactagtgggggtgcgtcCCACTTTCttgttcatgaagacctagagctcatttgaggaggctcatcattgaaatatacaagccaagttctatagtgtaagggtccccacatagttatgcatgaatgatatctctatgtagtacaaatataacaatggagtacaagtgtggatctttcaaaaggaatagtagtgttgcccctttctctctttttttcttttttttttttcttatttcctttttttattttttgtggcctctttgtctctttctatttatctctcatttgtcctcttcgggatcttttcatgtttcctcttttgggatcttttaatttgtcctctttgggatctttttctcacttaagggcaacactctatgttttacaagaatacaaagaagatcttcacactttataagaagtactcaacataaagacaaatgaaaactagcatgatatatgcaaatgtatgcctctgccattgtagcaggatatgcaatgaaactagcgcgtcatgtagcaataataagggcaaggcccaactagcatgcggctcctcgatcaagaaaaagcatgtatgaaaTGAAGATCAAGCCATGaggtggtggatgttgcatgacaatgtatctcggaaaggctatggaaatgccttaataggtaggtatattggctgttttcaggaaagatataatgaggcttatgatgacagagcgtatcataccAAGTGTTTTGATGCatgggcgaagtttgcaccaactctctagatgtgaaagggcaatgcacggtaccaaagaggctagcaaaatatggatggtggaagtgccaaaaatcgaatactcgcattagtccgaagaactcatgcacttattatcggtaactctctatctagtcaggagattcacaaagagacaagtaccccgaggaggagtgtttgggggtttggttatccttgcgcatcctcgacccatgataacgtgagggtactctatatattccaacccctccagaggttagcgattcatctagtagctagagttctcaactatttttttagtttttgaaaatacacaaggattttcaaaaatatgacacatatcactaataggctcaaggtcttgacaccaatagtccaaactttactcaaatcaatacctcaaaactattgcaagttacgacTATACTTAAATATAGcagcctcagttacctactcatgcaaga
Coding sequences within:
- the LOC123443990 gene encoding protein trichome birefringence-like 38 translates to MAPERPGHKLCLFLLAALACSLHAGAAAESTSTLAIRHKLPSKPRHGNTRQQHRPGPRANGGMASCNMFQGSWTYDDALAVYDAASCPFVEPEFDCQKYGRPDKLYLKYRWRPASCELPRFDGRDLLSRWKGKKILFVGDSISLNQWESLVCMLHAAAPASRTSYSRGNPVSTVTFQDYGVSVAYYRSTYLVDIVEESIGRVLKLDSISGDAWLGTDMLVFNTWHWWTHTGRDQPWDYVQDGAQVMKDMDRLTAFSKGMSTWARWVDSNVDTSKTKVYFQGISPTHYNGAQWGESSSSCAHQTQPIAGPAYPGGPLPAQGAVRSALGGMSKPVFLLDITLLSQLRRDAHPSAYSGGHPGNDCSHWCLAGLPDTWNHILYASLLA